CTGTCGACGATCTCCCCGACCGGCTCTCCTGCCGCTAGGGCATGGCGCAGGTCGGCGCGGGCCTGCTCAGCGTCGACGGATCGGGGTCGGTCACCGCTCCCGGGGAGCTCGATAGTGGCTGTGACATAGCCGTCGACCGCAGCCCGCCGGGCTCGTCCGGCCAGCCGGGGATACATCGCGCCCAGCCCACCGGGGTGGCCCATCAGGATCAAGGGTGCCGGTGAGGAGGGTGGCGTCCAGAGGATGCCGGGGATCTCGTCGATAGTGAAATGCCGTTCGAGGACGCCGTCGTCGAGCTGACGTTCAGAAATGAAGTGCATGGTCGCGCCTTTCGGAAGAGCTTGTTGAACGGCGCTCCCGGACGACCTACTGCCCGACCGTGACCCCGCAGAGGAGCACCCACGTAAATATGCTCACGGGTACCACCTCCTCGTCCTCACACGGCCCCCGGCGAGAGTAGCCGTGGCGGTCGTGCCCCGCCAATGCCTTTGTCGAGGGCTTCCGGTCAGCTCCTACGCTCAAACGGTGCTCGATACGCATCGAGTTCGATTACGGCGAGAACCGTCACTGGCGGCTAGACGCACCTAGTGAACGTCGGCTTCGATGGCCCGCCTCGCGGCCAGATTCAGACGATGACCCGGGCTTGGCCGGACGCGAAAGTCAAGGCTGCGGACCGAGCTCGGTGCTTGGCGCCGATCCCGTCAGGTCCGCTCGTGGCTCCTTGAGTTCCACGAAAATCACGTGGGTTGGAGTGTCTCCGACGTTCTCGCCGTGATGTTGCTGAGCCGGCAGCCAGCCGACCATGCCAGCCTTCATCTCGACTTCGCGCAGTACTTCGCCCGACACAAGGCGTCTCCGAAAGGAGCTCAGCGTGTACATCACACTGTCTGGATGCTGGTGCGGCGTCGTGCTTTCTCCGGGCTCGTCCTTGTACTCCAGCACTCGGACGCGCTCGTTCTCGAAGACGACCTCGTAGTGGTCCGGGTTGGTGACGGCAGGGTCAAGGCTCATGTCAAGAGAATGACAGTCGCGGCCATCAACTGCCCATAGCACGACGCAACTCGACGGCTACGGCAAGGCTGGCAGGCGCCGACGCGGCTACTAGACACTTCCCGGATTGACACACGTGGTCAACGCGCACGCGCGTCAGCCGATTTGCTCGAACAGGGACACGATGATCCCTTCGGGCCCACGCACGTAGGCCATCCGCACACTGTTCTCGTACTCGCCGATGCCGCCAACGAGTCCGTACCCGTCCGACCGCATCCACGGCCGCCTTGAGGTCGCCGACCTCGAAGGACACGTTGCGCAGGCCAAGCTCGTTGGCCATTGCTGTGGGCGATCCGGGCACGTGGTCGGGCCTCACGAAGCACGCAAGCTCCAGCCGGGACCCTCCGTCGGGCGGCCGCAGCATCGCGATCTCACAGTGCGCGCCCGGGATGCCGCACACGGTCTCCACGAACTCGCCCTCCACAGATCCGGTGCCCTCGACCTCAAGACCCAGCCCGACGAAGAACGCGGTCACCGAGTCGAGGTCCGCGACGGTAATGCCGATGTGGTCGAAACGTTGTACGTGTGCCATGGGATCCAGCCTCCAACAGTTGGCTTGCAGATTCGATGCTGGGACGGAGCCAGGACTGGAATCTCGACATAGCCTTGCAGAAAGCTGCGGTTAACCCAGAAATCGAGCTGCCGTCCGGGAACGACATATTGCTCTCGCGGCGGAAAGACGCACTCATGGGTCCGCCGGGAAGTGACGCGGCACGTGGGCGACGCAAGGCAGTGTCGGTGCCCTCTGGCGGCCCCGCCGGGAAACAGGCAGATCAACCGCGTCCTGCACCCCATGGCCCGCGTCCAACTCCGCAACCCCACCGCTGGCCGGGACTAGTACGAACGGAAGAAGGCCGAAAGCAGGCGCCAATGGAGGCGATGCGCTGCGTCAAGCGTCGAC
This is a stretch of genomic DNA from Nocardioides sp. InS609-2. It encodes these proteins:
- a CDS encoding cupin domain-containing protein, with the protein product MSLDPAVTNPDHYEVVFENERVRVLEYKDEPGESTTPHQHPDSVMYTLSSFRRRLVSGEVLREVEMKAGMVGWLPAQQHHGENVGDTPTHVIFVELKEPRADLTGSAPSTELGPQP
- a CDS encoding VOC family protein, coding for MAHVQRFDHIGITVADLDSVTAFFVGLGLEVEGTGSVEGEFVETVCGIPGAHCEIAMLRPPDGGSRLELACFVRPDHVPGSPTAMANELGLRNVSFEVGDLKAAVDAVGRVRTRWRHRRVREQCADGLRAWARRDHRVPVRANRLTRVRVDHVCQSGKCLVAASAPASLAVAVELRRAMGS